A genomic region of Methanobacterium sp. SMA-27 contains the following coding sequences:
- a CDS encoding TetR/AcrR family transcriptional regulator yields MNDKKQSILDVSLKLFVERGFHGTSTAEIAKTAGVATGTLFHYFKTKEDLINTLYLNIKGCLLNDVKGNYNDKESFKENIKKLWLKFINFGINNPYKFQFILIFHSSPYITSLTKEQAETRFVEVLEIYKKGIEKNEIKMVYNEMVMDYFWGNIFGTVSHFTKYPENLNEKNINLAFELFWDGISK; encoded by the coding sequence AGCATATTAGATGTATCACTTAAGTTGTTTGTTGAACGCGGGTTCCATGGAACATCAACAGCAGAAATTGCAAAAACAGCTGGAGTGGCCACAGGAACATTATTCCATTACTTCAAAACCAAGGAAGATTTGATTAACACCCTATACCTAAACATCAAGGGTTGTTTGTTGAACGATGTTAAGGGAAACTACAATGATAAAGAATCATTTAAAGAAAATATAAAAAAATTATGGCTAAAATTCATCAACTTCGGCATCAATAACCCTTATAAATTCCAATTTATCCTAATTTTCCACAGTTCACCATATATTACTTCACTTACCAAAGAACAAGCTGAAACCAGATTTGTGGAAGTACTGGAAATCTACAAGAAGGGTATAGAAAAGAATGAAATCAAAATGGTGTACAATGAAATGGTAATGGATTATTTCTGGGGCAATATCTTTGGAACTGTAAGCCATTTCACCAAGTATCCAGAAAACTTGAATGAAAAAAATATCAATTTAGCATTTGAACTTTTCTGGGATGGAATATCTAAATAA
- a CDS encoding aldo/keto reductase — MLYRKIEKNGDELSVLGYGAMRLPSKNGRTDEERSIKQIRYAIDHGVNYIDTAIAYMNEPLVGRALQDGYREKVKIATKLPPWNVKNKEDIENVFKVQLENFNIEYIDYYMLHGLHATNWKKMIELDVLTFLDKIKKAGKIKNAGFSFHGDKDTFKEIVDSYDWDFCMIQYNYLDEENQAGTEGLKYAAERGLGIIVMEPFRGGNLTRAIPPEVQEIWDKSEVKRTPAEWALRWVLNHPEVTCVLSGMNEEEHIEENLKIADEALPNSLSEEELDIIGQVRDKYRELMKIGCTGCRYCMPCPSGVDIAKCFEMYDSSKIFPSNKIETQIMYALSLGVIHGKPAYASNCTKCGKCERHCPQELPIMDLLDDVSGDMEGVITKIFPPIFKTYLRFDKYRTDRRARNM, encoded by the coding sequence ATGTTATACAGAAAAATAGAAAAAAATGGGGATGAACTATCGGTTTTAGGGTATGGTGCAATGAGATTGCCATCTAAAAACGGAAGAACAGACGAAGAAAGATCCATTAAACAGATAAGATACGCTATAGACCATGGTGTAAATTACATAGACACAGCAATAGCCTACATGAACGAACCACTGGTTGGAAGAGCACTTCAAGATGGCTACAGAGAGAAAGTTAAAATAGCAACCAAACTTCCACCTTGGAATGTGAAAAATAAGGAAGACATAGAAAATGTTTTCAAAGTCCAGCTTGAAAATTTCAACATCGAATACATAGATTACTATATGCTACACGGCCTCCACGCAACAAACTGGAAAAAGATGATTGAACTGGATGTATTAACATTCTTAGATAAAATCAAAAAAGCTGGAAAAATCAAAAATGCAGGTTTTTCATTTCACGGAGATAAAGACACTTTCAAAGAGATTGTAGATTCATACGACTGGGATTTTTGTATGATCCAATATAATTATCTTGACGAAGAAAACCAGGCAGGAACAGAAGGTTTAAAATATGCTGCAGAAAGAGGATTGGGAATAATAGTTATGGAACCTTTTAGAGGAGGTAACCTCACACGGGCAATACCTCCCGAAGTTCAAGAAATATGGGACAAATCAGAAGTAAAGAGAACACCTGCAGAATGGGCCTTAAGATGGGTTTTAAACCATCCTGAAGTAACATGTGTTCTTTCAGGAATGAATGAAGAGGAACACATCGAAGAAAATCTCAAAATTGCGGATGAAGCACTACCAAATTCACTTTCAGAAGAAGAATTGGACATAATAGGACAGGTCAGGGATAAATATAGGGAACTTATGAAAATAGGATGTACTGGATGCCGCTACTGCATGCCATGTCCATCTGGAGTTGATATTGCCAAATGTTTCGAGATGTACGATTCCTCAAAAATATTTCCTAGTAATAAAATAGAAACACAGATCATGTATGCACTGAGTTTAGGAGTAATCCATGGTAAACCCGCTTACGCCTCTAATTGTACCAAGTGTGGGAAGTGTGAAAGACATTGTCCTCAGGAATTACCAATCATGGATCTTTTAGACGATGTATCAGGTGATATGGAAGGTGTTATAACCAAAATATTCCCGCCAATATTCAAGACATACCTACGTTTTGATAAATACCGGACTGACAGAAGAGCAAGGAACATGTAA
- a CDS encoding TMEM175 family protein: protein MVESEISGTMDTKRLETLVDGIFAIAMTLLVLGLAAPQISGPLTNAAVTNAILNIIPNLISLIISFILLAVFWKIHHRIFKQIDRMDGTLLWINVIWLLFIVLVPFSSTLTGDYGQFPVTHVVFNLNMLGIAVLLFLNWEYATRHNFILDTVDKAQITFTKRINIAFIGLVFLAILLSYYIPSYAEVVYLIIFPLEQVLQRL, encoded by the coding sequence ATGGTTGAATCTGAAATTTCTGGTACAATGGACACTAAACGTCTTGAAACTCTTGTTGATGGTATATTTGCCATTGCTATGACTTTGCTGGTTTTGGGGTTAGCTGCTCCTCAAATCTCTGGCCCTTTAACTAATGCAGCTGTGACAAATGCTATTCTTAATATTATACCAAATCTTATATCGCTTATAATTAGTTTCATACTTCTTGCTGTTTTCTGGAAAATACATCATCGTATTTTTAAACAGATAGATAGGATGGATGGCACATTGTTGTGGATAAATGTTATCTGGCTGCTGTTTATTGTATTGGTTCCATTTTCATCAACATTAACAGGTGATTACGGCCAATTTCCAGTAACACATGTCGTGTTTAATTTAAACATGCTGGGTATAGCAGTACTTCTCTTCTTAAACTGGGAATATGCAACTAGACACAATTTTATACTTGATACAGTAGACAAAGCACAGATTACCTTCACAAAAAGGATTAATATCGCATTTATCGGTCTGGTGTTTCTGGCAATATTGCTCTCCTATTACATTCCATCATATGCGGAAGTAGTTTATTTAATTATCTTCCCATTAGAACAGGTGTTGCAGCGGTTGTAA
- a CDS encoding trypsin-like peptidase domain-containing protein, translating into MKFKKLSLLILTVLIIIAVVFTVQYFTGGNSQSNYNSQPAGSVVYIENGVSGVVTINDPFLNRTTSITVIYYPLDTGTGFIVTNNGYIITALHVVGDLEALDKEQLKILSSSDIERYTEMAAVKGYIDQYNPELVSELGTSSADPNSTTNALIQRGLLSVSSTKQVIKVKVPNIDQNFTATLVDVGNLNIGEDVALLKLNTNLNNLPTLNISSKKPTILEKVHMYGYPGSNSTNSSFNQQELKPSISNGFLTTETAKNGTNSNNNFNIQSIFENLVNWFTISLTSQTVANSSIYYGTTAETTKGESGGPVMDSQDKVLGITIFGVESSDLFKQQIKITSSLFMSSDYIVQICKKNNVSVNVV; encoded by the coding sequence ATGAAGTTTAAAAAATTATCACTCTTAATATTAACTGTTTTGATTATAATTGCAGTTGTTTTTACTGTTCAATACTTTACTGGAGGTAATTCCCAGTCTAATTATAATTCCCAACCAGCTGGATCCGTTGTTTATATTGAAAATGGTGTTTCAGGTGTGGTTACAATCAATGATCCATTCCTTAACAGAACTACATCAATCACTGTGATATACTATCCCCTGGATACAGGTACGGGTTTTATTGTAACCAACAATGGTTATATTATAACAGCACTCCACGTGGTAGGTGATCTTGAAGCACTCGATAAAGAGCAGCTTAAAATATTGAGTAGCAGCGACATAGAACGTTATACCGAAATGGCAGCTGTTAAAGGTTATATTGACCAGTACAATCCGGAGTTAGTATCTGAACTTGGAACTTCCTCTGCCGATCCAAACAGCACAACCAATGCATTAATTCAGAGAGGTCTTCTATCTGTTAGTTCTACAAAACAGGTTATAAAAGTCAAAGTACCAAATATTGACCAGAACTTTACTGCAACACTTGTGGATGTGGGAAATCTTAATATAGGTGAAGATGTTGCACTTTTAAAGCTCAACACAAATCTTAATAATTTACCCACACTTAATATAAGTTCAAAAAAGCCTACGATTCTAGAAAAAGTCCATATGTATGGGTATCCTGGTTCGAACAGCACAAATTCAAGTTTTAATCAGCAGGAGCTGAAACCATCAATTTCTAATGGATTTTTAACCACCGAAACAGCTAAAAATGGCACAAACTCCAACAACAATTTCAATATTCAATCCATATTTGAAAATCTTGTCAACTGGTTTACAATATCATTAACATCACAGACTGTCGCAAATAGCTCAATATATTATGGTACCACTGCCGAAACAACTAAGGGTGAAAGTGGAGGTCCTGTTATGGATTCACAGGATAAGGTATTGGGGATTACAATTTTTGGTGTGGAATCAAGTGACTTATTCAAACAGCAAATCAAAATAACATCCAGTCTTTTCATGTCTTCAGATTACATTGTACAGATCTGTAAAAAGAATAATGTTTCAGTAAATGTTGTTTAA
- a CDS encoding DUF6790 family protein, giving the protein MNTKINNILEISRLAGIAIGIFLAIYWGNNPIQQFSIITAFAVIFIAGLTGIESIFFGESASEQSGYTGGKGYQRQSGANNLALAITAILVYLLGWGYFAQLAIMSVLIIFLALSGTNHAYSAIKEGNRSIKNMSRPIMTIVFIVILLFFMLNSIYYPLT; this is encoded by the coding sequence ATGAACACTAAAATAAACAATATTTTGGAGATAAGCAGATTGGCAGGTATTGCCATTGGAATATTTCTGGCTATTTATTGGGGAAACAACCCGATACAGCAGTTCAGTATAATAACAGCATTTGCTGTAATCTTTATTGCAGGTTTAACAGGTATTGAAAGTATATTCTTTGGTGAAAGTGCATCTGAGCAATCAGGATACACCGGTGGAAAGGGTTATCAACGACAATCTGGAGCAAATAACCTTGCACTTGCAATTACAGCTATACTTGTATATCTGTTAGGATGGGGTTACTTTGCTCAGCTAGCCATTATGTCGGTTTTAATAATATTCCTGGCCCTCTCTGGAACAAACCATGCGTACAGTGCTATTAAAGAAGGCAACCGCAGCATTAAAAATATGTCGCGTCCAATTATGACCATTGTATTTATTGTAATACTTTTGTTCTTCATGCTAAATTCTATTTACTACCCTTTAACTTAG
- a CDS encoding aldo/keto reductase: MLYRTLGKTGKKVSILGFGCMRLPTVDEKPEKINIPLATEMIHHAIDEGVNYIDTAFPYHGGMSEIFVGNALKDGYRDEVYLSTKLPSWLVQKKEDLNYFLDKQLEKLQTDRIDFYLLHGLHRDFWGTLTDMDVFDFLDSAIEDEKIGYAGFSFHDEFDFFKEVVDSYDWSFSQIQDNYMDQKFQAGKAGIEYSASKGLGTVIMEPLRGGCLTTNIPFEVQAIWDKAEVKRSLAEWAFRFLWNQQEVDVVLSGMTAMEQVIENLKTAEQGHIHSLTDDELNLYDEVREIYTEKIHVGCTGCNYCMPCKKGVDIPLNLNLLNDIYIYDNMKKPKGNYTFLKAKKMSASFCDECGECEDKCTQNINIRKYLKETVETFEN, translated from the coding sequence TTGTTATACAGAACCCTTGGAAAAACAGGTAAAAAAGTTTCAATACTCGGATTTGGATGTATGCGACTTCCAACAGTAGATGAAAAACCTGAAAAGATAAACATACCCCTTGCAACCGAGATGATACACCATGCAATAGATGAAGGTGTAAACTACATTGACACAGCCTTCCCATACCATGGCGGTATGAGTGAAATATTCGTTGGAAATGCTCTAAAAGATGGGTACAGAGATGAAGTGTATCTGTCAACTAAACTTCCAAGCTGGTTAGTCCAGAAAAAGGAAGACCTAAATTATTTTCTGGATAAACAGCTTGAAAAACTTCAAACCGATAGAATAGATTTCTATCTTCTCCATGGTCTTCACAGGGATTTTTGGGGTACATTAACAGATATGGATGTTTTTGATTTTCTTGACTCTGCAATTGAAGATGAAAAAATTGGATATGCTGGCTTTTCTTTCCATGATGAATTTGATTTCTTCAAGGAAGTTGTTGATTCTTATGACTGGAGCTTTTCTCAGATCCAGGATAACTACATGGACCAGAAATTCCAGGCAGGCAAAGCAGGAATTGAATATTCAGCATCTAAAGGTCTGGGAACAGTTATAATGGAACCCCTTAGAGGGGGATGTTTAACAACAAATATTCCATTTGAAGTGCAGGCAATATGGGACAAGGCAGAAGTTAAAAGAAGTCTTGCAGAATGGGCTTTTCGTTTCCTCTGGAACCAGCAAGAAGTTGATGTGGTTTTAAGCGGTATGACCGCCATGGAACAGGTCATAGAAAACCTCAAAACAGCAGAGCAAGGCCATATCCACAGTCTTACAGATGATGAGTTGAATCTGTACGATGAAGTAAGAGAGATTTACACAGAAAAGATTCATGTTGGATGCACAGGCTGTAATTACTGTATGCCTTGTAAGAAAGGGGTTGATATCCCATTAAACCTGAATCTATTAAATGATATTTATATTTACGATAACATGAAAAAACCTAAAGGAAATTATACATTTCTCAAGGCCAAAAAGATGAGTGCATCGTTCTGTGATGAATGCGGTGAGTGTGAGGATAAATGCACACAAAATATTAACATAAGGAAATATCTTAAAGAAACTGTTGAAACCTTTGAGAACTAA